ACGGTTGAGGGGGCGGCCGTCAAGGAGGTGCCCGTTAACCCGGCGACCGGCCACTTCGACTTTGCCGGCGCCCTGGCCGTGATTAACGAGGCGACCCGGTTGGTTTGGATCTGCAACCCCAATAACCCGACCGGGGTCTTGGAAAGCCCCCAGGCGATTGAGGACTTCGTGCGCCAAGTCCCTAAAGACACCCTGGTGTTCATTGACGAGGCCTACTTGGACTTCGCTGACGACCCGGCCAAGGCGACCTGCCTGCCGCTGGTCAAGCGGTACCAAAACGTGGCGGTTTTAAGGACCCTTTCTAAGGCCTACGGGTTGGCCAACGTCCGGGTCGGCTTTGCCGTGATGCCGGTCGCATTGGCGGCGATTTTGCAAAAGATCCGGCTCCCTTACAACCTCAACACCCTGGCCCAGGTAGCGGCCGTGGCCGCTTTAAGGGACCAGGACTTCGTCAAGGAAGCGGCCGCCAAGAATGCGGTTGAGCGGGCCAAGTGGGAAGACTTCTTTGACCAGCAGGGGGTTAAGTACTTTAAGAGTCAGGCCAACTTCATTTACTTCACGGTCAAAAACGCCGCTGACCTGGCCCAAACCCTGTTGGAGAAGGGCTTCCAGGTCCGGCGCCACTTGCAACCGGACTGGCTGCGCCTGACGATTGGGCCCGCAGAAGACACCACCGTCATGCAGGCCCTGGTGGCCGATTGGCTCAAGCAACAAGCATAATTTGGCGCCGGCGGGCGGTCTTTGCTATACTAGAAGCAGACTTTACGGAAGAAAGTAGGCATAGTGCATGGATTTAGCAGCAATGAAGGAACGCCAACAGCGAATTCGCAACTTTTCGATCGTGGCCCACATCGACCACGGGAAATCGACGCTGGCCGACCGGATTTTAGAAATGACCGACACGATCAGCAAGCGCGAAATGAAAAACCAGATCTTAGACGACATGCCCCTGGAACGGGAACGCGGAATCACGATTAAGTTAAACGCCGTCACCCTGACTTACCACGCCCAGGACGGCCAGGATTATATTTTCCACCTAATTGACACCCCGGGTCACGTCGACTTCTCCTACGAGGTGTCGCGCTCCTTGGCCGCCTGTGAAGGGGCGATTTTGGTCGTCGACGCCACCCAGGGGGTCGAGGCCCAGACCTTAGCCAACACCTACCTGGCGATCGATAATGACCTGGAGATCCTGCCGGTCATCAACAAGGTTGACCTGCCGTCCGCTGATCCGGAGGGGACCAAAAAGCAGATCGAAGACGAAATTGGCTTAGACACCGACGAGGCCGTCGACATCTCGGCTAAGACCGGGGTCAACGTCGACCAGGTCTTAGAAAAGATCGTCCAAGACATCCCGGCGCCGACCGGCGATTTAGAGGCGCCGCTCAAGGCCCTGATCTTTGACTCCAAGTACGATGACTACCGCGGGGTGGTCTTGTCCGTGCGGGTCAAGGAGGGGACCGTCAAGAAGGGCGATAAGATCGAGTTTATGAACTCAAAGGCGGTTTACGAAGTGGCCGAAGTCGGCATCAACTCGCCCAAACCGCTGGCCCGCGACTTCTTGATGGCCGGCGACGTTGGTTACGTGACCGCCGCCATTAAGGACATCAAGGACGCCCGGGTCGGGGACACGATCACCGACGCCAACCACCCGACCGATAAGCCCCTGGCCGGTTACCGCCAGATGCAGCCAATGGTCTACGCCGGGCTGTACCCAACCGACAACGCCAAGTTTAACGACCTGCGTGACGCCTTAGAAAAGCTCCAGTTAAACGACGCCGCCCTGACCTTCGAGCCGGAAAGCTCCCAGGCCCTAGGCTTCGGGTTCCGCTGTGGTTTCCTCGGGATGTTGCACATGGACGTGATTCAAGAACGCTTGGAGCGCGAGTTTGACCTTGATTTAATCACCACCGCCCCGTCGGTGACCTATCACGTCAACTTGCACGACGGGTCAACCAAAAACGTCGAAAACCCGGCCGAAATGCCGGACGTCACCGAGATCAAGTCGATCGAAGAACCATTCGTCAAGGCCTCGATCATGGTACCTAACGATTACGTCGGCGCCGTGATGGAGCTGTGCCAACGCAAGCGGGGCCAGTTCGACACGATGGAATACCTGTCTGACACCCGGGTCAACGTGATCTACCACATCCCGCTGTCGGAAATCATCTACGACTTCTTTGACCGCCTCAAGTCCTCGACGCGTGGTTACGCCTCCTTGGACTACGAGATCGACGATTACCGGCCGTCCGACCTGGTCAAGATCGACATCCTCTTGAATGGGGACCGCGTCGACGCCTTGAGCTTCATTTCCCACCGCGACTTTGCCGAGGAACGGGGCCGCGAGATTGCCTCCAAGCTCAAGAAGATCATCCCGCGGCAAAACTTCGAAATCCCGGTTCAGGCCGCAATTGGTTCCAAGATCATCGCCCGGACCAACATCAAGGCCTACCGCAAGGACGTGACCGCCCGGATCCACACTGGGGACCCCGACCGGCGGGCCAAGCTCTTGGATAAGCAAAAGCGCGGGAAGAAGCGGATGAAGGCCGTCGGCAAGGTTGAAGTGCCGCAGGCCGCCTTCATGGCCGTCCTGCAGACGGATGAAGAGATTGATAATTAAGAAGTGCGACCCAACCATAAAGCAGGCCGTGGGCTAAGCTAGGGCAAGGGTTGATGCGATAAGCATCGTTCATTGCCCGTACTTAGCCACTAGGCCTGCGGTTGGGGAGCATGTTATCTGTGTAACCTAGCACGCAAAAACGCCCCACGTCGCAAAATGCGGCGCGAGGCGTTTTGTTTTCTTATAAAAACCAAAAGGAGGAGCCAAGGTCGGGCTCCTCCTCTCGGAGTATGTTAGGTTATCATACGGAGTGTAGCAAGATTGGGAGAATCACTATCACTCTACAAATTATATTATCACAAATAATTAAAAAGTAAAACCAGGGAAATGTAATGATTTTTATTGTTGATAATTAATTTATTTATTTATGGTTTATAAACTACTTGTTTACCAAAGACAAACGGGTTATTCCTTTTTGTAATTAAGGAAAATGACGTTATATTCGCCGCTAAAGATGTCTATTAAGTCGCACACATCACCATAAAATATTATGATATTTTTGGGTAAAACTGCTAGTTGCTTATAATTGTTCCGTTGGGGTAGACCCGGAGGCTCAGCGCGGTCCCGGTCATCGAGCCCTCGACCATCGCTTGTTTGGAAATTGCCTTGACGAAGTAGCTGCCGTCCTCGTTTTGGGCCGGTTGCCCATCCGATTGGCTCATGATGACCCACTGGTAGTCGCCGTTATCATCCCCGTAGATCGATTCGGCCAGCGCCAGGGCTTCTTCGGCGTTGTGGACGACGACCCCGGACTGGCTACTGCTTTGGCTGGCGTTACTGGGCTGGGTGGTGGGCGCAGTGATCCCCGCCGCCGAGGCGGTCGCAAAAGGGGCGCTGACCGTGGGGGATGCACCGGTGGACGTTAAGCTAGCCGAAGTGATAGCAGCGGCCCGTTGTTGGCTACTGTGGCTACTTGAGGCTTGACTAGACCGCTTGCTTTTGACCTGACCGCACCCGGTTATGCCAAGCAGGAATCCGCTAAGCAATAGGGCGCCGATCAATTGTTGTTGCTTCATAAATTATCTCCTCTCGCCCCCATTTTAGCACGGCGCTAAAAGGCCGGGCTGGCGCTGCGGTTATAGTAAACTAGGTGCTGGTCGCCGCTAGTGGGGTCAACTAGGATTTTGGTGACGCTGCAGTTGGCGGGTTCTAAAATCGTCAGGTCGTGCGACTGGGTGGCGTTAATGGCAAAGGAGCGGACGGTGAAGCCGTGGGTGACGACGGCGACTCGTTCGTCAGGGTGGGCCTTAGCGACCTCTTCGGTGAAGGCTTGCACCCGGGCTTCGACGCTGGCAAAGCTTTCCCCGTTAGCGACCGGGGCGTAGGCGGCCCGGACGTCGTTGATTAGGGGATCAAAGAGGTCCGGGTACTTAGTCATCAGGTCGGCGTTTAACTGGCCGTCCCAATCGCCGTAGGAAATTTCGAGCAAGCGGTCGTCGGCGACCATTGGCAGGTGGGCCGTTTGGTTAACAATCTGCGCCGTTTCAACCGTCCGGTGCAGAGGGGAGTGGTAGAGGGCGGCAAAACCAGTCAGGTCCAAGGCGCCGGCCAGTTCCTTGGCCTGGGCGATCCCCGTTTCAGACAGGTAGGTACGCTCGTCGTCGATCGTCCCCTGCTTGAGCCCGGCGACGTTGGCAGCCGTTTGCCCGTGGCGGATAATGTAAAGTTCAGTCATGAGAAATCCTCCGTTCTTTTTCAAAGATTATAGCAAAGATTGTCGCCAATTCGGGTAAGAAAGCGTATTCTGGTCATCAAAAGGAGGGATTTTGATGACACGTTACTTACGTAAAATCGCGGTTTCAGACGTCGGGATGGGCTGCATGGGCTTTTCTCACGGCTACGGAACGGTGCCCGACCATGACGAAGCAGTTGATTCCATCCGGGCGGCCTACCAGGCGGGGTGCACCTTCTTTGACACCGCCGAGGGCTACGGCAAGGAGCGCTTCTTCCCCGGCCACAATGAACAACTGGTGGGTGAGGCCGTTCACCCCTTCCGCGACCAGGTAGTCTTAGCCACCAAGGTCCGGATTGAACCAGAAGAGGTGGCCGAATACGGCGTCGAAGGGGCGCTGCGCCATCACTTAGCCCTGTCAATGGAAAACCTGCAGACCGACTACGTTGACCTCTACTACCTCCACCGGGTCAACGAGGACGTGGCCCTCAGTGACGTGTCGCTGGCGATGGGCAAGTTAATCGACCAGGGCCTGATCCGGGGCTGGGGGCTGTCGCAAGTCTCCTTGGACCTCTTAAAAGAAGCCGACCAGGTGACGCCGGTCTCGGCCGTCCAAAACCTCTATAACATGCTGGAACGTGACTGCGAGCAAACGATCCAGCCCTACTGCTTAGAAAACGGGATCGGGCTGGTGCCCTTCTCGCCAATTGCCAGCGGCTTTTTATCTGGCCAACTGCACAGTACCAGCCAGTTTGAAAAAGCGGATGACGTCCGGAACTGGGTGCCCCAACTCAGCCAGGAAAACATGGATAAAAACCAACCGGTCATCCACTTACTCAACCAGTTCGCCGAGGCCAAGGGGGTGACGACCGCCCAACTTTCGTTAGCTTGGATGCTGGCTAAGTACCCCAACGTGGTGCCGATCCCGGGCTCCAAGAACCGGGCGCGGATCTTGGAAAACTTAGCGGCGGCTCAGGTTGATTTGGCCCCGGTCGAAATGCAACGGCTCGACACCGCCCTGAACGAGTTGACGATCCACGGCCACCGGGGGACGGTCGAGGTCGAAAACCGTCAGGTCGGCTATAACCGGGACACCCACACCAAGTGGACTAATTAACAAATTGATGATTGACATTTGATGAGAGTTCCCTTAGAATTTACTTAACTTAAAGGAACGAACAAAGGAGGAAACCCAGATGTTACAATTCAATCGCTACAACTTAGTTTCCTCATCACGGTCTTCACGCTAACGAAGGCCGTCCTTTAGGGTTGGCCTTCACCTGGTGGGGGCTGACCTTGGTACCGTGGTACAAACGGGCCCCCACCAAAAGAGGTGGGGGCCCGTTTTTTTCATTTGGAATCAAGGAGGAATTGCCATGCCAACCTACAACTTCGCCGCTGGCCCAGCCACCTTACCCCGGCCGGTGCTAGAACAAGTCCAACGAGAGCTCCTGGATTACCAGGGTAGCCAAGTAAGCATCCTAGAAATCTCCCACCGCTCGCCGGTCTTTCGAGAAATCTACCAGCAGGCCAAGGAACGGCTCTTGCAGTTGATGGGGCTGAGCGCCGACGAGTACACACCGCTCTTCTTGCAGGGTGGGGGGACCCTCCAGTTTACGATGGTGCCCTTAAACCTGGCCCGTGACCACCACCGGGTGGCCTACGCCGATACCGGGCACTGGTCGGCCCGGGCGATTGAAGAGGCGAAGAAGTTGCCGGACTTGACGGTTGACGTGGTCACCGAGGCCGGACCGGACTTCGCCCACATTCCGGCGGTGCCAGACCTACCAGCTGACACCTACGACTACCTTCACATCACCACCAACAACACGATCATGGGGCTGGCTTACCAGGACCTGCCGCAAACGGCGGTGCCGCTGGTCGGGGACCTGTCCTCCAACTTCTTGGGCCAGGCCTACGACTTTTCTTCCTTTGACCTAATCTACGCCGGCGCCCAGAAGAACCTGGCCCCGGCCGGGGTGACGATCGTGGTGGTCAAAAATGACTACCTAACGGAAGACCACGGCCTGCCAAGCATGCTCAATTACCCGGCCCTGGCCAAGAAGGAATCGGCCCTTAACACGCCGCCGGTCTTTCAAATTTACTTCGCCAACCTGGTCTTGAAGTGGTTAAAAGAACAGGGCGGGGTCCAGGCCATGGACGAGTTAAACCGCCAAAAGGCCGGCCTGGTTTACGATTACTTAGACCAGTCCAAGCTCTTCTCTAACCGGGTGGCGCCGGATTCAAGGAGCCTGACCAACATTCCCTTCACTACTGGGAAAGCCGACCTTGACCAGCGCTTCATCAAGGAAGCCGCCGCGGCCGGGTTGGTGAACTTAAAGGGCCACCGCTTAGTCGGCGGGATGCGGGCCAGCCTGTATAACGCCATGCCACTGGCCGGGGCCGTGGCCCTGCGTGACTTCATGCACCAGTTTGAACAAGAAATTTAGGAGGGGCGCACATGTATCAAATCAAAACCTACAACGCGATCGCCAAGGAAGGCTTAGACACCTTTAAGGAAAACTACCAGGTCAACACCGGTCAGGAACCGGACGCCTACATGATCCGCAGCATCGACCTGCACGACTACCAATTTGAACCGGGGCTGCTAGCGATCGCCCGCTGCGGGGCCGGCTTTAACAACATTCCGCTCGACGCCTGCTCCGAACAGGGGATCGCCGTTTTCAACACCCCGGGCGGTAACGCCAACGCGGTGAAGGAAGTGGTCATCGCCCTGATGGTCATCGCCAACCGGAACCTGATCGAAGCGGCCAACTGGAGCGCCCAAAACGTTGGCGAAGACATCTCCCTGCGCACCGAACGCGAAAAGTCGCGCTTCAACGGCCACGAACTCTTCGGCAAGCGTCTGGCCGTGATCGGGATGGGCCACGTCGGTTCCTTGGTCGCTAACGCCGCCATTGACCTGGGGATGGATGTGATTGGCTACGACCCCTACCTGTCGGTGGACGCCGCATGGAACTTGACCGCCCGGGTGCAACGGGCCGCCACCCTGGCTGACGCGGTCAAGGGGGCCGACTTCATCACCGTCCACGTGCCGAAAAGCGAGGAAACGACCGGGATGATTAACCAGGAACTGCTCGCCCAGGTTAAGCCGGGCGCCATCCTGTTTAACTACTCGCGGCTGGGGATTGTCGACAACCAGGCTGCCGTGGCCGCCCTGGCCAATGGTCAACTGGGCCAGTACGTTACCGACTTCGGCGAGGACTGCCTGCAGGACAACCCGAAGGTCACGATTACCCCGCACCTGGGGGGCTCGACCAAGGAAGCCGAAATCAACTGCGCCAAGATGGCCGTCGACGAACTGACCCAGTATTTGGAGACCGGGAACACGACCAACGCCGTGAACCTGCCGGACGTGGTGGCCCCGTTCACCAGCCAGCACCGCTTCACGATCATTCACCGCAACATCCCCAACATGTTAGGGCAAATTTCGACGGCGATCGCCAAGGCCGAGGTCAACATCGACAACCTGGTCAACCGGGCCAAGGGCGAGTACGCCTACACGATGGTCGACGTCGGCGAATTGACCGCCGAACAAACCGAGATTCTAACGACCACCCTCAATCAGATTGACGCCGTCAGCCGGGTCCGCTTGCTGTATCGGCCAAAACAGTAATTAAAAATAAATCCCCGTGGTATGCCAAGGCGAACCGCGGGGATTTTTAGGTGGGACGCCTTTGAAGTTGATTTATAATTAACAACCATTTAGAATGGGTGGGTAAAGTTATTTATAATTTAACAGCAAGGAGAGAAGCATGAAGAACGAGATCGAACAGTTAAAGGACGTTCTGCTTGATAGTGATGCAATCTTAATCGGCGCCGGATCGGGAATGTCTGCGGCCGCTGGGATGGACTGGTGGTACCAGGCCAGCCCGGTATACAAGCAGCACTTCGGGGACTTTTATGCCCGCCACCCGGAGGCGACCGGGATCTTCAAGGGCTTTTATGCGCGGTTTACGAGCGAAAATGAGCGCTGGGCCTACCTGGTACGGATGTTGGACTTTATCTACCACCAGCCGCCGGTCAAGAATACCTACCAAGTTTTAAAGGACCTAATTCAAGACCGCCCCTACCACATCTTGACCACGAACCAAGACGCAATGTTTAACCGCTACTTTGCCGACGAGCAAATCAGTACGATTCAAGGGGATTGGCGCTTCTTGCAGTCTAGCGCCCCGCAGATTGACGACCAGCTTTACGACGCCCGGCCCTTTGTTAAGCGGGGGATGGAATACTTGGCGCAACAAGAAGATAAGTTGTACTTGCCAGACGATTTGATTCCCCACAGCCCGACAACTGGCTTGCCGCTAACGCCGTGGGTGCGGTCACCAGAATTTTTGGAGGGGCGCCGGTTTAAACAAGAACACGAAAAGACCCGCCAATTCATCAACCGGTTTGGCAACCAAAAGTTGTTATTCTTTGAGCTGGGAGTGGGGCGAATGACGCCGATGTTTATTCAAGAACCCTTTTGGCAGTTAACCAGTCAGCTCCCCTTGGCCCACTACGTTAACATTAATCCCCAAGACGCCATGACCCATACCCAGATTGCAAGCCGGTCGGTGTTGATCGACGCCGACGTTGATCA
The nucleotide sequence above comes from Limosilactobacillus fermentum. Encoded proteins:
- the lepA gene encoding translation elongation factor 4 — its product is MDLAAMKERQQRIRNFSIVAHIDHGKSTLADRILEMTDTISKREMKNQILDDMPLERERGITIKLNAVTLTYHAQDGQDYIFHLIDTPGHVDFSYEVSRSLAACEGAILVVDATQGVEAQTLANTYLAIDNDLEILPVINKVDLPSADPEGTKKQIEDEIGLDTDEAVDISAKTGVNVDQVLEKIVQDIPAPTGDLEAPLKALIFDSKYDDYRGVVLSVRVKEGTVKKGDKIEFMNSKAVYEVAEVGINSPKPLARDFLMAGDVGYVTAAIKDIKDARVGDTITDANHPTDKPLAGYRQMQPMVYAGLYPTDNAKFNDLRDALEKLQLNDAALTFEPESSQALGFGFRCGFLGMLHMDVIQERLEREFDLDLITTAPSVTYHVNLHDGSTKNVENPAEMPDVTEIKSIEEPFVKASIMVPNDYVGAVMELCQRKRGQFDTMEYLSDTRVNVIYHIPLSEIIYDFFDRLKSSTRGYASLDYEIDDYRPSDLVKIDILLNGDRVDALSFISHRDFAEERGREIASKLKKIIPRQNFEIPVQAAIGSKIIARTNIKAYRKDVTARIHTGDPDRRAKLLDKQKRGKKRMKAVGKVEVPQAAFMAVLQTDEEIDN
- the hisC gene encoding histidinol-phosphate transaminase, with the translated sequence MKAGINQIQSYVPEEPVQRVKSKYHLKRLARLSANENPYGTSPLVKEALINAINDGALNRYPDGDASELRALVGQQLNVAGDQLVFGVGLDEIIELVARAFLTPDDQVVVAKPAFSEYALHATVEGAAVKEVPVNPATGHFDFAGALAVINEATRLVWICNPNNPTGVLESPQAIEDFVRQVPKDTLVFIDEAYLDFADDPAKATCLPLVKRYQNVAVLRTLSKAYGLANVRVGFAVMPVALAAILQKIRLPYNLNTLAQVAAVAALRDQDFVKEAAAKNAVERAKWEDFFDQQGVKYFKSQANFIYFTVKNAADLAQTLLEKGFQVRRHLQPDWLRLTIGPAEDTTVMQALVADWLKQQA
- a CDS encoding histidine phosphatase family protein, which encodes MTELYIIRHGQTAANVAGLKQGTIDDERTYLSETGIAQAKELAGALDLTGFAALYHSPLHRTVETAQIVNQTAHLPMVADDRLLEISYGDWDGQLNADLMTKYPDLFDPLINDVRAAYAPVANGESFASVEARVQAFTEEVAKAHPDERVAVVTHGFTVRSFAINATQSHDLTILEPANCSVTKILVDPTSGDQHLVYYNRSASPAF
- the serC gene encoding 3-phosphoserine/phosphohydroxythreonine transaminase, yielding MPTYNFAAGPATLPRPVLEQVQRELLDYQGSQVSILEISHRSPVFREIYQQAKERLLQLMGLSADEYTPLFLQGGGTLQFTMVPLNLARDHHRVAYADTGHWSARAIEEAKKLPDLTVDVVTEAGPDFAHIPAVPDLPADTYDYLHITTNNTIMGLAYQDLPQTAVPLVGDLSSNFLGQAYDFSSFDLIYAGAQKNLAPAGVTIVVVKNDYLTEDHGLPSMLNYPALAKKESALNTPPVFQIYFANLVLKWLKEQGGVQAMDELNRQKAGLVYDYLDQSKLFSNRVAPDSRSLTNIPFTTGKADLDQRFIKEAAAAGLVNLKGHRLVGGMRASLYNAMPLAGAVALRDFMHQFEQEI
- a CDS encoding aldo/keto reductase — protein: MTRYLRKIAVSDVGMGCMGFSHGYGTVPDHDEAVDSIRAAYQAGCTFFDTAEGYGKERFFPGHNEQLVGEAVHPFRDQVVLATKVRIEPEEVAEYGVEGALRHHLALSMENLQTDYVDLYYLHRVNEDVALSDVSLAMGKLIDQGLIRGWGLSQVSLDLLKEADQVTPVSAVQNLYNMLERDCEQTIQPYCLENGIGLVPFSPIASGFLSGQLHSTSQFEKADDVRNWVPQLSQENMDKNQPVIHLLNQFAEAKGVTTAQLSLAWMLAKYPNVVPIPGSKNRARILENLAAAQVDLAPVEMQRLDTALNELTIHGHRGTVEVENRQVGYNRDTHTKWTN
- a CDS encoding phosphoglycerate dehydrogenase is translated as MYQIKTYNAIAKEGLDTFKENYQVNTGQEPDAYMIRSIDLHDYQFEPGLLAIARCGAGFNNIPLDACSEQGIAVFNTPGGNANAVKEVVIALMVIANRNLIEAANWSAQNVGEDISLRTEREKSRFNGHELFGKRLAVIGMGHVGSLVANAAIDLGMDVIGYDPYLSVDAAWNLTARVQRAATLADAVKGADFITVHVPKSEETTGMINQELLAQVKPGAILFNYSRLGIVDNQAAVAALANGQLGQYVTDFGEDCLQDNPKVTITPHLGGSTKEAEINCAKMAVDELTQYLETGNTTNAVNLPDVVAPFTSQHRFTIIHRNIPNMLGQISTAIAKAEVNIDNLVNRAKGEYAYTMVDVGELTAEQTEILTTTLNQIDAVSRVRLLYRPKQ